The genomic region TAATGTCCAAAATGGGTATATCTCTTATATCCTCTTACCACCTTGGACAAAACTTTGACATTATTGGACTGTCCCAAGAAGTTATTGACGAATTCTTCCCGAACATGCTCTCACCTACAGGTGGAATGACATTAAAAGACATTGAAAAAGAGATAAACAGAAGGATAGAAATTGCTGAAAAACTTGATGAAATTCCTGAAAGCGGCGAGCTTTACTACCGCCCGGGAAAGGAAAAGCACGGATTTTCAGTTCAGGTCGTAAGAGCCATCTTAAAATCCTCAAAGACGGGAAAATTTGAAGATTACGAGAAGATTTATGACTACTACAGGGAAAACCCTGTCTATATAAGAGACCTTCTAAAAATAGAATCGGACAAAAAACCCATACCATTAGAAGAGGTAGAACCTGCTGAAGAGATAATGAAACAGCTCATGGTTCCCGGAATGTCTATCGGCGCACTTTCAAAAGAGGCACACGAGGTCATAGCCGAAGCGATGAACAGAATAAATTCAAAAAGCTGCAGCGGCGAAGGCGGTGAGGACCCGGAAAGATACGGAACAATTAAAAATAGTAAAATAAAGCAAGTGGCATCAGGAAGATTTGGTGTTACACCAGCCTATCTGGCATCGGCCGAAGAAATTGAAATAAAAATAGCCCAGGGGGCAAAACCGGGAGAAGGTGGACACCTTCCCGGTAAAAAAGTTACTCCTTACATTGCATCCTTGAGATTCTCTGTTCCCGGCGTTACGCTTATATCACCACCGCCTCACCATGATATCTACTCCATCGAAGACCTTGCACAGCTTATATACGACCTGAAACTTGCAAACCCAAAGGCTAAAATAGCCGTCAAGCTTGTTGCTGAATCTGGCGTTGGCACCGTTGCTGCCGGCGTGGCAAAGGCAAAAGCGGATGTTATTCAGATATCAGGATGTGACGGAGGAACCGGCGCATCACCGATAACCTCTATAAAAGGTGCTGGACTTCCATGGGAAATAGGCCTTCCTGAAACACACAGGACCCTTATGGAAAACGGTCTGAGAGAAAATGTTGTTTTAAGAGTTGACGGTGGAATAAAAACGGGTAGAGATGTGATCATAGCGGCACTGCTCGGTGCTGAAGAGTTTGGTATAGGAACAGCAGCCATGATAGCAGAAGGCTGCGTAATGGATAGAGAGTGTCACACAAACAGATGTCCCGTTGGTATAGCAACACAGGATGAAGCACTGAGAAAAAGGTTCAGAGGAAAGGTAGAAGCTGTCATAAATTACTTCCGCCTCGTCGCCGAAGACGTAAGAAGATTTTTAGCTCAGATGGGATACAGAAGCCTAAAAGAGATAATCGGCAGAAGTAACCTTTTAAAACCTGACAGTGAAAAAATTGAAAAATTTACAAAAGCTTCTGACCTTCACCTTGAATACATTCTCGAACCGGCACTTCCCTTTATCAGAGAATCAATCCCCTATAACCCTGTTCAGTCACCTTTAAACGATAGAATTGTACAGGATGCAGAGCCTTACATAGAACACGGTGAGCCCTTCACAGGCAGATACCTGATCAAAAACACAGATAGAGGCATTGGCATTCCCCTCTCCAATCTTCTTATAAAGAAATTTGGAAAAGAAATTCCTAAAAACATAGTCAGGCTCTATTTTGAAGGAACTGCAGGGCAGAGTTTCGGAGCGTTCTTATCAACAGGCATAACGCTCTTTCTCAAAGGTGTAGCCAACGACTATGCAGGAAAGGGACTTGGAGGAGGCCTCATCGTAATAACATTTCCGGAAAACTTTAAAGGGAATCCTTCAAAAAATGTAATTGCAGGCAACACGTTGCTTTATGGTGCTACGGGTGGAGCGTTGTTTGCCGCCGGCAGAGTAGGTGAACGATTTGCCGTTAGAAACAGCGGTGCAGTTGCCGTCGTTGAAGGAGCAGGGCAACACGCCTGCGAATATATGGTAAGAGGTGTTGTTGCCGTACTTGGCGAAGTTGGAATGAACTTCGGAGCAGGAATGACAGGCGGCGTTGCCTATGTTCTTGATGAAGAGATAGAGAAAAAGATAAATGAAAACTACGTAACGGTAAAAGAATTATCAAGAAAAGATGCAGACTTTCTAAAAGTGCTACTTAATAAACACTACAGATTTACAAAGAGCGAAAGAGCCGCCGAAATCCTTGAAAATAACTTTATGTTTGAACGCATCAGGAAAATTGTTCCCATAGGGGCGAAGGAAGTTGAGCTTGTAACAATAGGAACAACAGGACTGCCGGATTAACAAATTGTTATAATTTCAAATGGCGTATAGTATAATAGCGCAAACTTTCAGGCTGAAACAGGAGGTTAAAAGTGGCATCCATAGACGTAAACCAGATATCAAAAGGTATGAAGCTGGAAATAAATGGCGACCCTTACGAAATAGTTGACTACCAGCACGTTAAACCAGGAAAAGGGCAGGCTTTTGCAAGAATAAAGCTAAAAAATCTCAGAACGGGGAACGTGGTTGAGAAAACTTACAAGGTTGGTGAAAAGCTTGAAGTAGCTGACTTTGAAGAGAAGGAAATGGAATACCTGTACAACGATGGAACATTCTACTATTTTATGGATACAAGAACATATGAGCAGATTCCGGTACCGGCAGAAAACTTAGGTGAAAAAGCAAAATTCCTTAAGGAAAATGATACCGTCCAGGTTCAATTCTACAAAGGAGAACCCCTATCTGTAAAACTTCCCAAAACGGTAATCCTCCAGGTTACAGAAACAGAACCAGGATTTAAAGGAGATACGGTAAATAACGTTCTCAAACCTGCTACTCTTGAAACAGGCGCAGTTGTTCAGGTTCCAACGTTCATAAACGTTGGAGAGTACGTGAAGATTGACACCGAAACAGGTAAGTACCTTGAGAGAGTTAACAAGTAATTTCGGAGGCTATTGTGATAGAAAAAATTGAAAATCTTTTAAAATCTCTTGAAAACAGCAGCATAGAAGAAGTTGAAATAGAGCTTGAAGGTCTCAAGGTAAAAGCCCGCTATTGCCGTCAAAAGACTTCTCCACCTGTAACGGTTGAAAGAGTTGTAGAAACAACAGTAGCATCGGCGCCAGCGGAACCCGCAAAGCCAGTAGCTGAAACACCGGAACCAGCAGAAAACATTCACATTGTTCGCTCACCAATTGTTGGAACATTCTATAGAGCACCTTCTCCAGGTGCCGAACCGTTTGTAAAAGAAGGGGATTTTGTTGAAAAGGGACAGACCCTTTGCATAATCGAAGCTCTAAAAGTTATGAACGAAATAGAATCCGACATATCAGGAAGAGTAGTAAAGATACTTGTAGAAAACGGACAACCTGTTGAATTTGACCAACCGCTCTTCTACATAGAGAAAGTGTAAACCGGAGTAGTCTATGTTTAAAAAAATCCTGATAGCAAATAGAGGTGAAATAGCCGTTAGAATAATAAGAACCTGCCGCGAGCTTGGAATAAAAACGGTAGCTGTCTATTCAACCGCTGATAAAGACTCTCTACCTGTATTCCTTGCTGATGAAGCCATCTGTATAGGAAGTGAACGCCCTGCGGCAAGCTACCTTAATATTCCAGCCATCATATCGGCAGCCGAAGTTTCAGGTGCTGACGCCATTCATCCAGGCTACGGTTTCCTGTCTGAAAACCCCGGATTTGCAGAGGTGTGCAGAGCCTGCGGCGTTGAATTTATAGGACCATCTTCTGAAACGATGATAACGATGGGAGACAAAGCACAGGCAAGAGCAATAGCCCGGAAAGCTGGAATTCCAGTAGTTCCCGGCAGTGAAGCGACAAAGGACCCTGCAAAGATTCTTGAATTTGCAAAAAAGATAGGGTTTCCCGTTCTCATTAAAGCTGCCCACGGTGGTGGCGGCAGAGGTATGCGCGTCGTAGAATCAGAAGAAGGTGCAGAAGAAATAATCAGAACGGCAATGGCAGAAGCAGAAGCTGCTTTTGGCAACGGAGAAGTTTACGTAGAAAAGCTAATTTTACACCCAAGACACATAGAAATACAGATCATAGCAGACAGGCATGGAAATATAACTGTTTTCGGTGAAAGAGAATGTTCCCTTCAAAGGAGACATCAAAAGGTGCTTGAAGAATCCCCTTCACCTTTTGTAGATGAAACTTTAAGGAAGAAACTTTATGAAGCTGCAAGAAAACTTGCGTTAGCAATTAAATATGAAGGTGCAGGAACCGTAGAATTTTTAGTTGATAAAGATAAAAACTTTTACTTTATAGAAATGAATACAAGAATTCAGGTCGAACATCCAGTATCTGAAATGGTAACAGGAAAAGACCTTATAGCTCTTCAAATAAAAGCTGCTGAAGGCGAAAAACTTGAAATGGCAGATCCAAAATTAAACGGTCACGCAATTGAATTCAGGATCAATGCCGAAGATTACAAGAGGAATTTCAGACCATCTCCAGGAAAAATAGAGAAACTGCTTTTACCTGGAGGATTTGGTGTAAGGGTCGATACACACGTTTATGAAGGCTATTCAATACCGCCTTACTACGATTCTCTCATAGCCAAGCTAATCGTTCACGGTGAAACAAGAGAAGAAACAATAATTCGTGGAAAGAGAGCTCTATCAGAATTTTTTATAGAAGGAAATCTTAAAACGACCATCCCGTTTCACCTTAAGCTGGTGGAAGATGAAGATTTCGTTAAAGGAAACCTTGACACAAAGATATTAGAAGATAAAATTTTAGGTAGGATAGTTTCTAATTAAGTAAGTAAGAAATATAAGTTATTTGTAATCATTTCAGAAGGGTATTTAGTTGGATAGTGTGCTACATGGCCGTTTTTATCTTCTTTTTTTCTATTTTTTAAATCCAAATACTATTCAGGAGGTGTAATGTCCGCCGCTGCCAAACATGAAATGGTAAAAAACTGGATTCGACAGTACTTGAAAGAATTCGGCGAATATAACGGAACATTCGAGGAGCTTGCCAACTTAACAAAAACAAGTGCCTATCTTGTTAAAAAAGCCATAAATGAACTTGAAGAAGAAGATTTCTTAACGGCAGAATCCAAAAGAGGCAAGGGTTTAACACTCAAGCTGAATGAAAAAGAGCCTATAAAGGAGACAATTTCCGAAACGGCAGAGAAAATTGCCGAAGAAGAAAAAGAAACAAAAGAAACAGGAGAAACAAAAACAGAAAAGAAAAAGAGAAAAACGTCCCTTCAGGACGAAGTGCTTTCATCTCTCCTTGGAAAAGACATAACTGTCTTTCTGATAAGCGGAACAAGGTTAGAAGGCCAGCTTCTTGACTTTGATAACTTCACCCTCTCTATGACGGCACCAAAAGGCAGATCATTAGTTTACAAACACGCAATAGCAACGATAATATACGGATGAACAGGATGAGAAGACACAAAACTCTTGAAGAACTGCAACTTGAGCTCATAGAAATGCTTGAAGAAAAAGGTGAATTCAGAGGCTCTGTTTCAGAATTTATGAAGCTGTTAGATGTAAAGCAGGAGGTGGTAATTCCTCTCCTGAACAGCTTAAAGGCCTCCGGTGACATAAACTACGAGGTTAATGGTGAAGATATCATAATCAGACCTGCCTCTTTTGCAACCGTACCGCAAATACTTACAGAAGAGCAAGAAAAAGAGATAAACGAAAAACTCAAAGAAGGATACAGGTTAGTTGCATCGTCACTCCTTGGAGGCGTTCAGAGTAGAACACTGAGGAATCTCATTAATAAAAGGGTTATTGTATTCTTTAGAAACGGCTCAAAAGTTGAAGGTAAACTCAAAGGATTTGATAGGTATGTCCTCAGAATCAACTCATTCATGGGGAAAATGTTAGTCTATAAGCACGCCATAACAACAATAATATATAAGCCGTAGAGGCTCAAAACCTCTACGGCCAACTTAATTATCTGCTACCTACCTTCATATTGTGGCAGGTCATACAATCCATCTTTGTCTTGTAAATACCAGGAGCACTCACGGGTTTAAAGGTTCCATTATGGTAAGCGTTAAGAAGTTCTACGGTCTTTTTCGCAACATCGGCGGTTAGCCTTGCACACCTTTCAGACCTTGCCTTGCTGTCATAGGCAAAACCTGTCTTCTCTATCCACTTCATAACGGAAACGTGACAGAGAGGTGATGTTGCAATACTTGCCGCAAAAGCCCCTTTATATTTGGCAGGATGCTTCGGATAATAGATTGGAAGCGGTGTTTCTTCATACCATCTGTAAAGAGCGTCAATCACCTTCTTCCAGCCTTTACAAGAGATAGAGATAATGGCGGCAGCACCGTTTAAAGTACCACAAATGGTTCCCCAGCCGTTTATACCACCTTTCCCGTATTCAAATAGTTCTCCCGGAATACCAAGATAAGGACCACCTACGCTCTCTTTAAGCGTATCAAGAATTGATGCAAAAACACCATAGGCGCAGTGGCCTTTTAAATAATATCTGTAGGCTTTCTCAGCTATCATATCAGGATCTATAGGCTTATAAGGATAAGGTGGTTCCATCTTTTTAGAACCTGCAACTGCGGCAGCGCCTGAAAGGCCGCCAACAACAAGACCGGCAGTTCCAATAAGGCTTTTTACGATGAATTCTCTTCTTTTGTTACCCATAATTCCCTCCCTTATTTTATCTTATTTTCTTTTATTATAGTACTTTTTACCGCAGAAAGAATAACCGCTCGGTTTAATATTTTTAAAATTGCTCCATTAACTACTGCAAAAGATTATTTAATAGAAACGATAATTAAGTAAACCGGCGAAAAAGAAAATAAATTTAATATTTTAAATTCCGCAATAATTTTATTTTTTTCACTTTTGAAGCTTTACGTCAAAATAATCCCTCAATCCATCACCCAAAAGGTTAAAGGCAACTATAACCAGAAATATCGCAACCCCGGGAGCAAGGAGCCAGGGAAAAGTGGTAAGCTTAGTAACGTTTTGAGCTTCGGCAAGCATATTTCCCCAGGAAGGATAGGGTTCCTGAACACCAAGACCTATCAAACTCAATGCAGACTCCCCGAGAATGTATCCTGGAATAGATAGAGTTGCAGCAACAACAATATAAGAAAGAGTATTTGGAATTACGTGTTTCCTCACAATGTAAAAACTGCTTCCTCCCATCACCTTAGCCGCCTTCACAAAATCGTTTTCCCTTATAGAGAGAGCCATACCTCTAACAACACGGGCAAGCCCCGTCCAGCCAAGGAGCGAAAGAATAGCCACAATAATGAAAAAGACAGCAATACTCGGCATATCAACGGGAAACATGGAACGCAGTGCAAGTAAAAGATAAAAAGAAGGAAAAACCATCAAAAGTTCAACTATCCTCATCGTGACAGTATCAACTATACCGCCGTAATAACCAGCTATTGAACCTATTACAAGTCCAAGAGAAAAAGAGATGGCAACACCTATTAAACCTATGGTCAAGGAAATCCTCGTTCCGTAAATGAGCCTTGAAAAAATATCTCTACCGACACGGTCAGTTCCTAAAAGGAAAATCTTTCCAGGTGCCTTTACCCCAAATAGATGAAGATCTGTCTTTATAAAACCAAATATGTAGTGAGGTTCCCCTCTGACGAAAAATTCAACAGGATAGGTCTCGTTCCAGCAGGTAGTATAGACTTTAAAAACGGGATCTACTAATTTATGACCATAGACAAAGGGTCTTAAATGAAAATGACCTTCTCTGTCAAAAAAGTGAATAGGTGTTGGAGGCTGGTAAGGATTGTGTCTAAACTGAATATCGTAGGGATACGGCGCAATAAAATCTGCAAAAATGGCAATGAAATAGAGAAAAATGAGAAAAACAAAGGCAACAAAACCCGGTTTATGCTTTCTATAAAGTCCTTCTAAAAACTTCCTCACCTTCTACCCTCTACTTCCCTTTCCCGTATCCTCGGATCGTTAAGTGCAAGTAAAACATCAGCAATAAGATTTCCCACAACGAGCATTATGCCTCCTATGTAGAGCGCCCCCATAACTACAAAAAGATCCTGAGACATAACCGCTTCAAACATCAATCTTCCCATTCCCGGCCATGCGGTGATTATCTCAATCAGGGCAGCACCTGAAAGGAGGCCTGCTATGTCAAAACCTATCAGCGTTATAAACGGATTCATTGCATTTTTTAGAACGTGTTTAAAGAGAATAACTCTGTATGGAAGACCCTTCGCAACGGCAAGTTTAACATAATCTTTCTCAAGTTCATCAATCACGGTTCCCCTCACCAAACGAACAAGACCCGAAATACTACCGACAACCATTGCCGTAAGGGGAATCACCATATGCTTCAATCTATCAAGTATCTTTCCTGCTAAACTGAGCTTATCGTAATTTTGAGAAACAACACCGCCAATAGGAAGAAGCCCTGTCTTAGCAGCGAAAAACATTAGAAGAAACGCAACAAAGAAACTTGGAATTGAGAGTCCTACAAGAGAAATCGAAGTTATAATTCTGTCCAAAATTTTGTTCCTGTAAAAAGCAGCAATTATTCCAAGGGGTACAGCAAGCATCCAGGTAACAAAAAAGGCCGTAACTGTAAGAGACAGGGTGTTACCAATTCTACCGGCAATGAGAGAAATAACAGGTCTGTGGTACGCAAAAGAGTACCCAAGATTAAAGTGAATGGCGTTCCACAGCCAGAAGAAGTACTGTTTAATAACAGGCTGATCAAGACCGTAGCTTTTTCTAAGAGCCTCAATAGTCTCTTTTGAAATGGAAGGATTCATCTTCAAAGAGGTTAAAAAATCACCAGGGGCAAGTTTAATAATGAGAAAAGAAACAAAAGTCATTCCAAGGATAAGAGGTATCAGGTGAAGAAGCCTCTTTAAAATGTATTTAACCATCCTTAAACCTTAAGAAGGGGCAAAAGCCCCGAAAGTTACTTTCTAACGTATTCTGTTACTACCTGATTGCCACACTGAAAGACTCTCTTAATTTCATACTTTTTAACAAGCTCAAGCTTTTTAAAACCTTCACCGGAAACAAGGGAAGGAACGTTATCACCGCCTACAACAACAGGAAGGTGAATAAGCCTTATCTCATCAACAAGATCATTTTTAATAAGTTCCCAGTTAACCTTTGAACCACCTTCAACCATCAACTTTTTAATACCGTGTCTGTAAAGTTCTGGCAGAAGTGCCACAAAATCAACTTTATCTTTTCCTGCAACTATCACATCAGCACCTTTAGCCTTAATAGCCTCTACCCTATCTTTAGGTGCCCTCTCACTTACAGCAATGATTGTAGGTGCCTTCTCAACGTTTAAAACGTTTGAATCAAGCGGGATATCAGCAGTTGAAGCGGGAATAATCCTCGTGGGATTCTCACCTTCCACATACCTTACCGTAAGGTTTGGATTGTCTATTCTAACGGTATTGGAACCAACCATAATACCATCACATTCTGCTCTTATCTCGTGAAGGTATCTATTTGCCTCTTCGTCCATCAACTTCATTATCTCTTTACTTGAAACGCCCTCATCAAGGGTTAACTTTCCATCAATAGTAACTTCAGAAACTATCATAACGTAAGGTCTTTCCATAATTTACTCCTCGTACTCTCTTCCGTAGTGTTTGTAAAGGTAAAGAATCCTCTGCATAAGTGACATAAAGCTCATAACACCAATAAACTCAATCCCGTACTTTAAAACAGCGTGGTTAAACGGATAAAGGATGGAAGCGATAAAGAGTGTTATAAACGTTTCCGGTCTCCCAAAAAATCCTGTGCTCTCAAGGGGATCTTTTATCTTCCCTGTCTCCCTCACCTGATACCCGATCTCCGAATAAACAACAGGTTTAATAAACGTGTGGAGCATTGATACAACAACCACAAACAGGGCTATCCAGTTGCCTGCGTACTTTAAAGCAACGCTGCCAAGTACAAATCCATCAACCCACTTATCTGCAATCCAGTCAAAAACGGCACCAAACTTTGTTGCCTTCCTGTTGTTAACGGCAACGTAACCGTCACACAGGTCAAGAATACCTGAACAGAAAAGCAGAAAAGCACCAATAACAGGATGGCCCTTATAATAGACAAAAGCGGCTATCGTTCCCAATATCAGCGCTGCAAGCGTAATAACATTGGGATGAACATTTGCCTTCGCAAAGGCATACCCAAACGGCGAGTACAGTTTCTTCAACACATCTCTTTTGCTTGTTATATTCATTATTTACTGCCTCTTTTTACGGTTTTCCTACACCTTCATACTTTTCTGTGTATCTTCTTACTATGGAAGGTTCCCATAGGTTCCTTCCATCAATTATAACCTTATTCCTGAACCTTTCAAAATCAACGTCTTTAAACTCTAACCACTCTGTTACAAGCAACAGAGCATCAGCATCATCAAGTGCTTCATATTTATCCTCTACAAATATAAGCTTTTCAGGATATTTTTGTAGTTCCTCTTTAAAAACTTTTTTAGCGTTTTCGATAGCAACAGGGTCGTAAGCCTTAACTGTGGCACCTTCTGACAGAATCTTTCTGATAATTGGAATTGATGGCGCTTCCCTCATATCGTCGGTGTCCGGCTTAAAGGCAAGCCCCCAAACTGCAACAGTTAAAGCTGAAAGAGAAGGATAGTACTTTTTAAGCTTCTCTACAGGTATTAGCTTCTGTCTCTCATTTACATCAAGAGTAGCCTCAAGAAGTTCAGGTTCAACATCAAGTTGCTTGGCAGTATAAACAAGAGCCTTAACATCTTTTGGAAAACAACTGCCGCCAAAACCACAACCGGCATTTAAAAAGTGTGGACTAATTCTGTGGTCAAGTCCCATACCCCTTGCAACAACAGTAACGTCAGCCCCGGCTCTTTCACAAATGTTGGCTATCTCATTGATAAAAGATATCTTCGTAGCTAAAAATGAGTTTGAAGCGTACTTAATCATTTCAGCAGTCGGAAGGTCTGTAATAATCATTGCAGGCTGAAGCTTTTCATAAAGAGATGCCACCATGCCGGCGTAATCTCTGTTATCGGCACCAACAACGACCCTGTC from Desulfurobacterium sp. TC5-1 harbors:
- a CDS encoding CDP-alcohol phosphatidyltransferase family protein encodes the protein MNITSKRDVLKKLYSPFGYAFAKANVHPNVITLAALILGTIAAFVYYKGHPVIGAFLLFCSGILDLCDGYVAVNNRKATKFGAVFDWIADKWVDGFVLGSVALKYAGNWIALFVVVVSMLHTFIKPVVYSEIGYQVRETGKIKDPLESTGFFGRPETFITLFIASILYPFNHAVLKYGIEFIGVMSFMSLMQRILYLYKHYGREYEE
- a CDS encoding dihydrofolate reductase family protein; amino-acid sequence: MERPYVMIVSEVTIDGKLTLDEGVSSKEIMKLMDEEANRYLHEIRAECDGIMVGSNTVRIDNPNLTVRYVEGENPTRIIPASTADIPLDSNVLNVEKAPTIIAVSERAPKDRVEAIKAKGADVIVAGKDKVDFVALLPELYRHGIKKLMVEGGSKVNWELIKNDLVDEIRLIHLPVVVGGDNVPSLVSGEGFKKLELVKKYEIKRVFQCGNQVVTEYVRK
- a CDS encoding ABC transporter permease gives rise to the protein MRKFLEGLYRKHKPGFVAFVFLIFLYFIAIFADFIAPYPYDIQFRHNPYQPPTPIHFFDREGHFHLRPFVYGHKLVDPVFKVYTTCWNETYPVEFFVRGEPHYIFGFIKTDLHLFGVKAPGKIFLLGTDRVGRDIFSRLIYGTRISLTIGLIGVAISFSLGLVIGSIAGYYGGIVDTVTMRIVELLMVFPSFYLLLALRSMFPVDMPSIAVFFIIVAILSLLGWTGLARVVRGMALSIRENDFVKAAKVMGGSSFYIVRKHVIPNTLSYIVVAATLSIPGYILGESALSLIGLGVQEPYPSWGNMLAEAQNVTKLTTFPWLLAPGVAIFLVIVAFNLLGDGLRDYFDVKLQK
- the gltB gene encoding glutamate synthase large subunit, coding for MKHKDSCGVGFIANINGEKSYKILENALKAVSNLTHRGAVLSDGRTGDGSGVLFQLPEEFFKKEAKKSGKDFENSDIAVGTIFIDRKKVDSSIKKIETLLREAKVEFVLREVPVREEECGEIARKSMPFIVQIIIPFLGDIGLYILRRKLEKALKDVSNETYVLSLSNRLIVYKGMLLAPDLEKFYPDLENEEFKTAIALFHQRYSTNTNPEWRLAQPLRMLAHNGEINTITANRNFIKIVEPIIKSSRFGTQIKEILPLVDFNESDSTSLDRVFELMVLAGYQPEEAISVLIPPAYEMLDLDEDERAFFLYHLLLMKPWDGPAAVVFTDGKIVGGKLDRNGLRPARYLITEDNLIVFGSEEGMIEIPESKIISHNRLSPGEILVVNTEFGTVETNEEVLKRIALQRNLKKEIRRKLFKLSDFSTPCTFEKPEEKKLKKELLKFGFSKEDLEFVVDEMAEEAKEPVYSMGDDTPPPFMSANPCSLFSCFKQKFAQVTNPPIDPIRERVVMSLKMRLGGKVNFLEREGKLPRRVELESPLLTPSEFKSLKNLEFMKTATFKMEFDSDLKEGLYNLFETVADEIKKGADIVILSDKDVNKPIPSLLAVSGLVNFLKKQELMHKVSIVVETGEVKNTHEIAALIAFGASAVYPYLVYKYLKTREIELNLPFETLVKNYKTAVEKGLLKIMSKMGISLISSYHLGQNFDIIGLSQEVIDEFFPNMLSPTGGMTLKDIEKEINRRIEIAEKLDEIPESGELYYRPGKEKHGFSVQVVRAILKSSKTGKFEDYEKIYDYYRENPVYIRDLLKIESDKKPIPLEEVEPAEEIMKQLMVPGMSIGALSKEAHEVIAEAMNRINSKSCSGEGGEDPERYGTIKNSKIKQVASGRFGVTPAYLASAEEIEIKIAQGAKPGEGGHLPGKKVTPYIASLRFSVPGVTLISPPPHHDIYSIEDLAQLIYDLKLANPKAKIAVKLVAESGVGTVAAGVAKAKADVIQISGCDGGTGASPITSIKGAGLPWEIGLPETHRTLMENGLRENVVLRVDGGIKTGRDVIIAALLGAEEFGIGTAAMIAEGCVMDRECHTNRCPVGIATQDEALRKRFRGKVEAVINYFRLVAEDVRRFLAQMGYRSLKEIIGRSNLLKPDSEKIEKFTKASDLHLEYILEPALPFIRESIPYNPVQSPLNDRIVQDAEPYIEHGEPFTGRYLIKNTDRGIGIPLSNLLIKKFGKEIPKNIVRLYFEGTAGQSFGAFLSTGITLFLKGVANDYAGKGLGGGLIVITFPENFKGNPSKNVIAGNTLLYGATGGALFAAGRVGERFAVRNSGAVAVVEGAGQHACEYMVRGVVAVLGEVGMNFGAGMTGGVAYVLDEEIEKKINENYVTVKELSRKDADFLKVLLNKHYRFTKSERAAEILENNFMFERIRKIVPIGAKEVELVTIGTTGLPD
- the accB gene encoding acetyl-CoA carboxylase biotin carboxyl carrier protein, giving the protein MIEKIENLLKSLENSSIEEVEIELEGLKVKARYCRQKTSPPVTVERVVETTVASAPAEPAKPVAETPEPAENIHIVRSPIVGTFYRAPSPGAEPFVKEGDFVEKGQTLCIIEALKVMNEIESDISGRVVKILVENGQPVEFDQPLFYIEKV
- a CDS encoding C-GCAxxG-C-C family protein, with the translated sequence MGNKRREFIVKSLIGTAGLVVGGLSGAAAVAGSKKMEPPYPYKPIDPDMIAEKAYRYYLKGHCAYGVFASILDTLKESVGGPYLGIPGELFEYGKGGINGWGTICGTLNGAAAIISISCKGWKKVIDALYRWYEETPLPIYYPKHPAKYKGAFAASIATSPLCHVSVMKWIEKTGFAYDSKARSERCARLTADVAKKTVELLNAYHNGTFKPVSAPGIYKTKMDCMTCHNMKVGSR
- the accC gene encoding acetyl-CoA carboxylase biotin carboxylase subunit, translated to MFKKILIANRGEIAVRIIRTCRELGIKTVAVYSTADKDSLPVFLADEAICIGSERPAASYLNIPAIISAAEVSGADAIHPGYGFLSENPGFAEVCRACGVEFIGPSSETMITMGDKAQARAIARKAGIPVVPGSEATKDPAKILEFAKKIGFPVLIKAAHGGGGRGMRVVESEEGAEEIIRTAMAEAEAAFGNGEVYVEKLILHPRHIEIQIIADRHGNITVFGERECSLQRRHQKVLEESPSPFVDETLRKKLYEAARKLALAIKYEGAGTVEFLVDKDKNFYFIEMNTRIQVEHPVSEMVTGKDLIALQIKAAEGEKLEMADPKLNGHAIEFRINAEDYKRNFRPSPGKIEKLLLPGGFGVRVDTHVYEGYSIPPYYDSLIAKLIVHGETREETIIRGKRALSEFFIEGNLKTTIPFHLKLVEDEDFVKGNLDTKILEDKILGRIVSN
- the efp gene encoding elongation factor P, whose product is MASIDVNQISKGMKLEINGDPYEIVDYQHVKPGKGQAFARIKLKNLRTGNVVEKTYKVGEKLEVADFEEKEMEYLYNDGTFYYFMDTRTYEQIPVPAENLGEKAKFLKENDTVQVQFYKGEPLSVKLPKTVILQVTETEPGFKGDTVNNVLKPATLETGAVVQVPTFINVGEYVKIDTETGKYLERVNK
- a CDS encoding RNA chaperone Hfq codes for the protein MRRHKTLEELQLELIEMLEEKGEFRGSVSEFMKLLDVKQEVVIPLLNSLKASGDINYEVNGEDIIIRPASFATVPQILTEEQEKEINEKLKEGYRLVASSLLGGVQSRTLRNLINKRVIVFFRNGSKVEGKLKGFDRYVLRINSFMGKMLVYKHAITTIIYKP
- a CDS encoding ABC transporter permease encodes the protein MVKYILKRLLHLIPLILGMTFVSFLIIKLAPGDFLTSLKMNPSISKETIEALRKSYGLDQPVIKQYFFWLWNAIHFNLGYSFAYHRPVISLIAGRIGNTLSLTVTAFFVTWMLAVPLGIIAAFYRNKILDRIITSISLVGLSIPSFFVAFLLMFFAAKTGLLPIGGVVSQNYDKLSLAGKILDRLKHMVIPLTAMVVGSISGLVRLVRGTVIDELEKDYVKLAVAKGLPYRVILFKHVLKNAMNPFITLIGFDIAGLLSGAALIEIITAWPGMGRLMFEAVMSQDLFVVMGALYIGGIMLVVGNLIADVLLALNDPRIREREVEGRR
- a CDS encoding RNA chaperone Hfq gives rise to the protein MSAAAKHEMVKNWIRQYLKEFGEYNGTFEELANLTKTSAYLVKKAINELEEEDFLTAESKRGKGLTLKLNEKEPIKETISETAEKIAEEEKETKETGETKTEKKKRKTSLQDEVLSSLLGKDITVFLISGTRLEGQLLDFDNFTLSMTAPKGRSLVYKHAIATIIYG